The following are encoded in a window of Alphaproteobacteria bacterium genomic DNA:
- a CDS encoding DNA translocase FtsK → MAAATANSDGPGRIAQWRDGTVRLVRRSRSFFGGLALTLGALGGAVALITYHPSDPSLNTDAAGPVQNWMGAIGAWTSDLMLMLLGPPAALLLPVILVIGLRLTRGSDAGRWLRALVVTAIGIALIGAGAGLFAGGAVNGLPAGWGGAFGLALAGLIDWGLAFLGDSGIVGPFRIAIIAIAAACGLALCLIGLGLTAEERRWLSTRRLAREAADEDDPAAVPERPARAPVVPATQPRGPVIADRAPDAVRRPLRERQPSLALGDSYTLPSVDLLTPPPPRTNVVLDKAALERNARLLESVLDDFSVKGEIVEVRPGPVVTMYELEPASGIKASRVIQLADDIARNMSALSARVATIPGRSVIGIELPNAKREMVSFSELVSSPAFEDQVASLPIILGKNIAGDPVVADLAPMPHLLVAGTTGSGKSVGLNAMILSLLYRLTPEQCKLILIDPKMLELSVYDDIPHLLAPVVTEPAKAIRALKWTVEQMEERYRMMASVGVRQLSSFNAKVREAKMKGQPLGRRVQTGYDPETGQPRYEMEELDYDVLPQVVVVVDELADLMMTAGKEVEFLIQRLAQKARAAGIHLIMATQRPSVDVITGVIKANLPTRISFSVTSKIDSRTILGEQGAEQLLGRGDMLYMPGGKQIARVHGPFVSDEEVRAVADFWRAQGHPDYVQAVTEEPEDGGYMFEGQPVGEDDAETQLFRRAIQIVAESQKASTSYLQRQLRVGYNNAARLIERMEKEGVVSAPDHVGRREVLVDPEGRPLV, encoded by the coding sequence ATGGCGGCAGCAACCGCGAACAGCGATGGGCCGGGCCGTATCGCGCAGTGGCGCGACGGCACGGTGCGGCTCGTCCGCCGCTCGCGGAGCTTCTTCGGCGGCCTGGCCCTCACGCTTGGCGCTTTGGGCGGCGCCGTCGCCCTGATCACCTACCATCCGAGCGACCCCTCGCTGAACACCGACGCTGCGGGCCCGGTTCAGAATTGGATGGGCGCGATCGGCGCCTGGACTTCCGATTTGATGCTGATGCTGCTCGGGCCGCCGGCGGCGCTGCTGCTGCCGGTGATCCTCGTCATCGGCCTCAGGCTGACGCGTGGGAGCGATGCCGGCCGCTGGCTGCGCGCGCTGGTCGTCACCGCCATCGGAATCGCCCTGATCGGCGCCGGGGCAGGGCTGTTCGCGGGCGGCGCGGTCAACGGCCTGCCCGCGGGCTGGGGCGGCGCGTTCGGCCTCGCGCTGGCCGGTCTGATCGATTGGGGGCTCGCTTTCCTCGGCGACTCCGGGATCGTCGGCCCGTTCAGGATCGCGATCATCGCCATCGCCGCCGCTTGCGGCCTGGCGCTCTGCCTGATCGGCCTCGGCCTCACCGCCGAGGAGCGCCGCTGGCTCAGCACGCGGCGGCTGGCGCGCGAGGCTGCCGACGAAGACGATCCGGCGGCCGTTCCCGAGCGCCCGGCGCGGGCTCCGGTCGTACCGGCGACCCAGCCGCGCGGTCCGGTCATCGCGGATCGCGCGCCCGACGCGGTGCGCCGCCCGTTGCGCGAGCGCCAGCCCTCGCTCGCCCTCGGCGACAGCTACACTCTTCCCTCGGTCGACCTGCTCACGCCGCCGCCGCCGCGGACCAACGTCGTGCTCGACAAGGCGGCGCTCGAGCGCAACGCCCGTCTGCTCGAATCGGTGCTCGACGATTTCTCGGTCAAGGGCGAGATCGTCGAGGTCCGGCCCGGTCCGGTGGTGACGATGTACGAGCTCGAGCCCGCATCGGGCATCAAGGCGAGCCGGGTGATCCAGCTCGCCGACGACATCGCCCGCAACATGTCCGCGCTCTCGGCCCGGGTCGCGACCATTCCGGGCCGGTCGGTGATCGGCATCGAGCTTCCCAACGCCAAGCGCGAGATGGTGAGCTTCTCCGAGCTGGTGTCGAGCCCCGCCTTCGAGGATCAGGTCGCCTCGCTTCCGATCATCCTCGGCAAGAACATCGCCGGCGATCCGGTCGTCGCGGACCTCGCGCCGATGCCTCATTTGCTCGTCGCCGGCACCACCGGTTCGGGCAAGTCGGTCGGCCTCAACGCGATGATCCTCTCGTTGCTCTACCGGCTGACTCCCGAGCAGTGCAAACTGATCCTGATCGACCCCAAGATGCTCGAGCTCAGCGTCTACGACGACATCCCGCACCTCCTCGCTCCGGTCGTCACCGAGCCCGCCAAGGCGATCCGCGCGCTCAAATGGACGGTCGAGCAGATGGAGGAGCGCTACCGGATGATGGCCTCGGTGGGCGTTCGCCAGCTCTCCTCGTTCAACGCCAAGGTGCGCGAGGCGAAGATGAAGGGCCAGCCGCTCGGCCGCCGGGTTCAGACCGGCTACGATCCGGAGACCGGCCAGCCGCGCTACGAGATGGAGGAGCTGGACTACGACGTGCTACCCCAGGTCGTCGTCGTCGTCGACGAGCTCGCCGATTTGATGATGACCGCCGGCAAGGAGGTCGAGTTCCTGATCCAGCGCCTCGCCCAGAAGGCGCGTGCCGCCGGAATCCACCTGATCATGGCCACCCAGCGGCCCTCGGTCGACGTCATCACCGGCGTGATCAAGGCGAACCTTCCGACCCGAATCTCCTTCTCGGTCACCTCGAAGATCGACAGCCGTACGATCCTCGGCGAGCAGGGCGCGGAGCAGCTGCTCGGCCGCGGCGACATGCTCTACATGCCCGGCGGCAAGCAGATCGCCCGGGTCCACGGGCCCTTCGTCTCCGACGAGGAGGTGCGCGCAGTCGCCGATTTCTGGCGCGCCCAGGGCCATCCCGACTACGTCCAGGCGGTGACCGAGGAGCCCGAGGACGGCGGCTATATGTTCGAGGGCCAGCCGGTCGGCGAGGACGATGCCGAAACCCAGCTGTTCCGCCGCGCGATCCAGATCGTCGCCGAGAGCCAGAAGGCGTCGACCTCCTACCTCCAGCGACAGCTGCGCGTCGGCTACAACAACGCCGCGCGCCTGATCGAGCGGATGGAGAAGGAAGGCGTGGTCAGCGCGCCCGATCACGTCGGCCGCCGCGAGGTGCTGGTCGACCCCGAGGGGCGGCCGCTGGTCTGA